The genome window AAATAAGAATGATTTCACCATCTAACCAAGTCACGACGTATACTTGGCTCTCTCCTTCGTTTCCTGTTACAACCAAGGTGAAGTTATCATCGATTCCATCGCTCTTACAAACGGTGGTCGGACCATCTACGGTCAGTTCACCACCAACTGCTGTACAGTCATCACACTCTTCACGATTCACTTCAATCGGGTTCGATAAATCGAAGCAGTCTCCTGAAAGGTCACCAGCGTTTTCACCTACGGCAGCACCTTCAAGTT of Cryomorphaceae bacterium 1068 contains these proteins:
- a CDS encoding agarase, which translates into the protein LEGAAVGENAGDLSGDCFDLSNPIEVNREECDDCTAVGGELTVDGPTTVCKSDGIDDNFTLVVTGNEGESQVYVVTWLDGEIILISEDPEFNLEGIPGNGTCLFWSLSWDGEIEGAEVGLNANDLMGDC